The DNA region TAGCGAATTGAGCGTGGTATTCATTTCATAATTTGCGCCTGGGTCGCTGGCGCGTGGCGGTGCTTCGGAGGAGAAATTCGGAAAATAAAAAACCCGACTCAGGTTGGAGTCGGGCTTGGCGGGTCTCGTGCGGCGGATTGTTTTATCTTCGCCGGACGCAGTCTTTATTGAGAGCGCGTCACCATCGCCAAGCCGTCGCATGCCATGCGCGTGCGACCGTCGCTTTAAGAGCGACGACGGCTGCGGCTTTGACCTGTGCGGTGCGATTCATCTGTGCGCTTTGATGTCCGGCGCTCCGGTCACCGGCAAGCGCGAAAACCGGATCAACCGGACACCCGGGCATTTGATTTTCGCCGTGCCCGTTCGCTCACGGCAGATTCATCGCAGTCGTTATTTTCTTTGCTCCATCCTTTGCGGCTTGGCGTCTTCGCGATTCAAAAATCCCCGTGAGCAACACACCTGCACCCATCAGGTGAAAAAAAATTCCGCATTTCTGCTATGAGGGCTCGACGCATCCACCTCACGTCGCACGGTCACACTCATCATGCCGCACGACATCTCGCTCATCACCACCATCGCCTTCGGGTTCACCGCCGCATTGTTCTTTGGTCTGATAGCGAAGCGCTGCGGCCTCTCCCCCATCGTCGGCTACCTCATCGCCGGCATCGCCGCCGGCCCGCACACCCCCGGCTTCGTCGGCGACGCGCACCTCGCCCCGCAGCTCGCCGAGATCGGCGTCATCCTGCTGATGTTCGGCGTCGGTCTCCACTTTCACCTCAAAGATCTGCTCGCCGTCCGCTCCATCGCCATTCCCGGTGCGCTCGGCCAGAGCATCGCCGCCACCGTCGTCTCCATGGTCATTGCCATGGCCTGCGGTTGGTCCTGGTCCGCCGGTCTCGTCCTCGGCATCGCCACCGCCGTCGCCTCCACTGTCGTGCTTCTCCGAGTACTCATGGATAACAACGTTCTCGAAACCACCTCCGGCCACGTTGCCGTCGGCTGGCTCATCGTCGAAGACCTCATCACCGTCCTCGTCCTCGTCCTGTTGCCCGCCTTCGCTATTAAAGAAGGCGTGGAAAACGCGGGCGGATTTTTGCACATTCTCCAATCCGCCGGCTGGGCCGTCCTCAAACTCGCCATCCTCGTCGCACTCGTCGCCATCGCCGGCGCGAAATTCGTCCCCTGGCTTCTCCACCGCGTCGCCGCCCTCCGCTCGCGCGAACTCTTCACGCTCTCGATCCTCGTCATGTCGATCGCCGTCGCCACCGCCGCCTACAAAGCCTTCGACGCCTCCATGGCCCTCGGCGCTTTCCTCGCCGGCATGATGGTCGGCCAGTCCAAATTCTCCCACCAGGCCGCCGCCGAGGCGCTCCCCATGCGCGACGCCTTCGCCGTCCTCTTCTTCGTCTCCGTCGGCATGTTGTTCGATTTCCGCGTCGTCATCGACCAACCCTGGCTCGTCGCAGGCGTCACCGCCGTCATCCTCATCGTGAAACCGCTCACCGCGTTTCTCATCGTCCTCCTCTGCCGACACACCGTGCGCACCGGCCTCATGGTCGCTGGCGGCCTCGCCCAGATCGGCGAATTCTCCTTCATCCTCGCCGACGTCGCCAAAGCCCAGGGCCTCCTCCCCGGCGAATCCAGCGCCGTCCTCGTCGCTGGCGCCATCATCTCCATCAGCATCAACCCCGTCTTCTTCCGCGGCCTCATGGCTCTCGAACCCTGGATCGAACGCCACGGCAGCTGGATGAACTGGCTCACCAAACGCAGCGAAGTCAAAGGCGCCGCCATCAATTCATCCCTCCCCGCTGAAAAGAAAGAAGGCATCCAGGCCATCGTTGTCGGCCACGGCCCCGTCGGCGAAACCGTCAGCCGCCTCCTGCGCGAATTCGACATCGAGCCCATGATCATCGAGACCAACATCGACACCGTCGCCGAGCTCCGCGCCCAGGGCCACAGCGCCCTCTTCGGCGACGCCACCCGCCCCGACATCCTCAAAGAGGCCGCCATCAAAACCGCCCGCTACCTCGTCCTCACCATCCCCGACGCCATCGTGCGCCAGGGCGTCATCGCCACCGCCCGCGAACTGAACCCGCACATCCGCATCCTCACCCGCGCCCGCTACCTCGCCGAACGCGACTCCCTCAAGGACGCCGGTGTATCCGTTATTTGCTTCGACGAAGCCGAGGCCGCCGCCGGCCTCGCCGAAGGCCTCCTCGCCGACGTCGGTGTTCCCACCGAACGCGTGAATCAAGAAGTCCTCCGCATCCGCGCTGAACTCGGCTCCGTCGTGAAACTCGAAAACAACGCCGCCGCCGCCCACCCCTGACCGTAAGCGCGCAGCAAGCCCTTGATCCAAGCTAGCACGCGCACCCCGTGCGCCTTGCTCCCACCGCCCGCTTCCCCACGTAGGGCTCGACCTCGCGTCGAGCCTTCACGTCGCGCCCGCTTTATTCCTAAAACCGCCCACCTCTTTCCAAGTTAGGGCGGACTATCCCTAACCCGATGGCTGGACCCCGCCCTCCCTCCTGCTAACCGCGACCTGCCTCATCTGTCATTGGTCATTGGTCATTGGTCATTGGTCATTGGTCATTGGTCATTGGTCATTGGCGCGCGCTTCACGCGCGCCCGGTTTTTTGTTCGTCTCGCCCCACGCTCTCCGTTCGCATCCCCACACAGGCGGGGCCCACGGCCACGCGCTGTACCAACACACACACCACAACCCTGCCCATCCCGTCCCGTCTCCCATGAAAAAGTACCTCGTCGAATTCATCGGCACCTTCTTCCTCGTCTTCACCGTCGGCATGTCCGTCCGCAGCGGCGCGCCACTCGCCCCGCTCGCCATCGGCGCCTCCCTCATGGTGATGATCTTCGCCGGCGGCCACATCTCCGGCGGCCACTTCAACCCCGCCGTCACCCTCGCCGTCTGGCTCCGTGGCAAATGCGCCGCCAAAGACGTGCTCCCCTACTGGATTGCCCAGTTCATCGCCGGCACCATCGCCGCTCTCCTCGTCACCTTCCTCTTCGCCGGTAAACCACCCGCCCCCGCGCTGCACGGATCCATCGAGTCTCTGATCGTCGAATTCCTCTTCACCTTCGCCCTCGCCTGGGTCGTCCTCAACACCGCCACCGCCAAAGGCACCGCCGGCAATTCCTTCTACGGCCTCGCCATCGGCTTCACCGTTCTCACCGGTGCCGTCGCCGTTGGCGGCGTATCCGGCGGAGCATTCAACCCCGCCGTCGGCCTCGGCGTCTTCGTCATGGGCCTCGAATCCATCAAGCAGCTCGGTATCTACGTCGTGGCCGATCTCCTCGGCGGAGCCGCCGCCGCGCTGGCCTTCAAAGCCGTCAACTCCGAGGAGTGATCCTCCTCTTGAAAAAGGCCCGTCTCCCTCTGGAGCGCGGGCCTTTTCCACAAAAGAAAACGGCGCACCTCGAAAGGTGCGCCGTTTGAGTTTACCAGTATCGAAATACTGATTACTTCTTCTTCGCTGCTTTTTTGACAGCCTTTTTGGCGGCTGGCTTTTTCGCTGCTTTTTTGACGACTGCTTTTTTGGATTTGGTGGCCATATGTTTGTTTAGGGGTGATGTACGACTCCGCAAAATGCGACGGAGTTTTTTTCAGGGAAATTTTGTGTAACGCGAATGCGTCGCGGACAACATTTATCTTTCAGAGAGTTGCGTTTTCTGAAGACGCGCGATCAGCGACGCGCGCCGCGATGAAGTCGGCTCGCGGGTTTTGGAGCGGCCGCGGGCTGCGCAGTTTCGTCGAAAAGCGCCGAGTAGATGTAGCTGAAACCATCGAGCTTCTTGCGCTCGATCGTCGCGTTGATGAAGCGCTCGATCGAGCGCGCATCGCGCACATCCTCCTCTGTAACCAGCGTGAACGCATCGCCCGTCGTCTGCGCGCGACCCGTGCGGCCGATACGATGCACGTAGTCTTCCGGGTTCTCCGGCACGTCGTAGTTGATCACGTGGGACACGCCCGCAATATCCAGGCCGCGTGCAGCGATGTCCGTCGCGACCAGCACCTCGAAGGTGCCTGCCTTGAATCCAGCCAGCGCCTCCGTGCGCTCACGTTGATTACGGTCGGCATGGATGACGCCGACGCTATGCCCCGCCTGCTGAAGGCGGCGCGCGATGCGGTCCGCGCCAAATTTCGTGCGGCTGAAGACGATCACGCTCTTGTACTCCGTGCGCTTCATCAGCTCTTCCAGCAGATCGAACTTCTGCGACGCCACCACCGGGTAGAACGCATGCGAGATCGTCTCCGCCGGCGAACGCCGCTGGCCGATCTTGATCTCTACCGGATTCGTCAGCGCCCAGCCCGCCAGCGACGCGATCTCTGGCGGCAGCGTGGCCGTGAAGAATAACGTCTGTCTCGCCTTCGGGCATTGCTGCACGATGCGCTTCACG from Nibricoccus aquaticus includes:
- a CDS encoding cation:proton antiporter — protein: MPHDISLITTIAFGFTAALFFGLIAKRCGLSPIVGYLIAGIAAGPHTPGFVGDAHLAPQLAEIGVILLMFGVGLHFHLKDLLAVRSIAIPGALGQSIAATVVSMVIAMACGWSWSAGLVLGIATAVASTVVLLRVLMDNNVLETTSGHVAVGWLIVEDLITVLVLVLLPAFAIKEGVENAGGFLHILQSAGWAVLKLAILVALVAIAGAKFVPWLLHRVAALRSRELFTLSILVMSIAVATAAYKAFDASMALGAFLAGMMVGQSKFSHQAAAEALPMRDAFAVLFFVSVGMLFDFRVVIDQPWLVAGVTAVILIVKPLTAFLIVLLCRHTVRTGLMVAGGLAQIGEFSFILADVAKAQGLLPGESSAVLVAGAIISISINPVFFRGLMALEPWIERHGSWMNWLTKRSEVKGAAINSSLPAEKKEGIQAIVVGHGPVGETVSRLLREFDIEPMIIETNIDTVAELRAQGHSALFGDATRPDILKEAAIKTARYLVLTIPDAIVRQGVIATARELNPHIRILTRARYLAERDSLKDAGVSVICFDEAEAAAGLAEGLLADVGVPTERVNQEVLRIRAELGSVVKLENNAAAAHP
- a CDS encoding MIP/aquaporin family protein; the encoded protein is MKKYLVEFIGTFFLVFTVGMSVRSGAPLAPLAIGASLMVMIFAGGHISGGHFNPAVTLAVWLRGKCAAKDVLPYWIAQFIAGTIAALLVTFLFAGKPPAPALHGSIESLIVEFLFTFALAWVVLNTATAKGTAGNSFYGLAIGFTVLTGAVAVGGVSGGAFNPAVGLGVFVMGLESIKQLGIYVVADLLGGAAAALAFKAVNSEE